The following are from one region of the Tenacibaculum dicentrarchi genome:
- a CDS encoding DUF6934 family protein → MNNPKYQYKSENKYQHFEFISEGKKGLIRKMVEYTFTGQENVYNLGFGDYDDKTKSINDLSVTNNGDSLKVLATVASTVYAFTEQNPNAWIFATGSTKVRTRLYRMGITNNLAEIQKDFKVFGLTIEKDEWEEFIVGEDYSAFLLTNIENYGN, encoded by the coding sequence ATGAATAATCCTAAATATCAATACAAATCTGAGAATAAATACCAACATTTTGAATTTATTAGTGAGGGTAAAAAAGGATTAATTAGAAAAATGGTTGAATATACCTTCACCGGACAAGAAAATGTATATAACTTGGGATTTGGAGATTATGATGATAAAACTAAATCTATAAATGATTTATCTGTAACCAATAACGGAGATAGTTTGAAAGTTTTAGCTACCGTAGCATCAACAGTATATGCTTTTACTGAACAAAACCCAAATGCTTGGATTTTTGCAACAGGTAGTACAAAAGTAAGAACTCGACTTTATAGAATGGGAATAACTAACAATTTGGCTGAAATACAGAAAGATTTTAAAGTTTTTGGTCTAACAATTGAAAAGGATGAATGGGAAGAGTTTATCGTTGGAGAAGATTACAGTGCTTTTTTATTAACTAATATTGAAAATTATGGCAACTAA